In Citrobacter sp. RHB25-C09, the following proteins share a genomic window:
- the rpsU gene encoding 30S ribosomal protein S21, whose product MPVIKVRENEPFDVALRRFKRSCEKAGVLAEVRRREFYEKPTTERKRAKASAVKRHAKKLARENARRTRLY is encoded by the coding sequence ATGCCGGTAATTAAAGTACGTGAAAACGAGCCGTTCGACGTAGCACTGCGTCGCTTCAAGCGTTCCTGTGAGAAAGCAGGTGTTCTGGCGGAAGTTCGTCGTCGTGAGTTCTATGAAAAACCGACTACCGAACGTAAGCGCGCTAAAGCTTCTGCTGTGAAACGTCACGCGAAGAAACTGGCTCGCGAAAACGCACGCCGCACTCGTCTGTACTAA
- the tsaD gene encoding tRNA (adenosine(37)-N6)-threonylcarbamoyltransferase complex transferase subunit TsaD produces MRVLGIETSCDETGIAIYDDEKGLLANQLYSQVKLHADYGGVVPELASRDHVRKTVPLIQAALKEAGLNATDIDAVAYTAGPGLVGALLVGATVGRSLAFAWNVPAIPVHHMEGHLLAPMLEDNPPEFPFVALLVSGGHTQLISVTGIGQYELLGESIDDAAGEAFDKTAKLLGLDYPGGPMLSKMASQGTEGRFVFPRPMTDRPGLDFSFSGLKTFAANTIRNNENDEQTRADIARAFEDAVVDTLMIKCKRALDQTGFKRLVMAGGVSANRTLRAKLAEMMQKRRGEVFYARPEFCTDNGAMIAYAGMVRFKAGALADLGVTVRPRWPLAELPAA; encoded by the coding sequence ATGCGTGTACTGGGTATTGAAACATCGTGCGATGAAACCGGCATCGCGATTTACGACGACGAAAAAGGTCTGTTAGCCAACCAATTGTATAGTCAGGTGAAATTACATGCTGACTACGGCGGTGTCGTGCCTGAACTGGCTTCCCGCGATCATGTCCGTAAAACCGTTCCGCTAATCCAGGCGGCGTTGAAAGAGGCCGGATTAAACGCGACCGATATTGATGCGGTGGCCTATACCGCTGGTCCGGGTCTGGTGGGGGCGCTGCTGGTTGGTGCCACCGTCGGGCGTTCATTGGCGTTCGCGTGGAACGTGCCGGCAATTCCGGTACATCATATGGAAGGGCACCTCCTGGCGCCTATGCTGGAAGATAACCCACCGGAATTCCCGTTCGTGGCGCTGCTGGTTTCCGGTGGCCATACGCAGCTTATCAGCGTGACCGGCATCGGCCAGTACGAACTGCTGGGTGAATCCATCGATGATGCCGCAGGCGAAGCGTTTGATAAAACCGCCAAGCTGCTGGGGCTGGACTATCCTGGTGGCCCGATGCTGTCGAAAATGGCCTCGCAGGGAACGGAAGGGCGCTTTGTCTTCCCACGCCCGATGACCGATCGTCCAGGGCTGGATTTTAGCTTCTCCGGGCTGAAAACATTCGCCGCGAATACCATTCGCAATAACGAGAATGACGAGCAGACCCGTGCTGATATCGCGCGCGCCTTTGAGGATGCCGTGGTCGATACGCTGATGATCAAATGCAAACGCGCGCTGGATCAGACCGGATTTAAGCGTCTGGTCATGGCGGGCGGGGTAAGTGCCAACCGCACACTGCGGGCGAAACTGGCTGAGATGATGCAAAAACGGCGCGGTGAAGTGTTCTACGCTCGCCCTGAATTTTGTACCGACAACGGGGCGATGATCGCTTATGCAGGCATGGTGCGCTTTAAAGCAGGTGCGCTGGCCGATCTTGGCGTTACGGTGCGCCCGCGCTGGCCACTGGCGGAGTTACCCGCTGCGTAA
- the plsY gene encoding glycerol-3-phosphate 1-O-acyltransferase PlsY, translating into MSAIAPGMILFAYLCGSISSAILVCRIAGLPDPRTSGSGNPGATNVLRIGGKGAAAAVLIFDVLKGMLPVWGAWALGVSPFWLGLIAIAACLGHIWPVFFGFKGGKGVATAFGAIAPIGWDLTGVMAGTWLLTVLLSGYSSLGAIVSALIAPFYVWWFKPQFTFPVSMLSCLILLRHHDNIQRLWRRQETKIWTKLKRKKKE; encoded by the coding sequence ATGAGTGCAATCGCGCCTGGAATGATCCTCTTCGCGTACCTCTGCGGCTCCATTTCCAGCGCCATTCTGGTCTGCCGCATTGCTGGCTTGCCCGACCCGCGTACCAGTGGTTCCGGTAACCCTGGCGCGACCAATGTGTTGCGAATCGGTGGCAAGGGAGCAGCCGCAGCGGTACTGATTTTTGACGTTCTGAAAGGAATGTTACCCGTCTGGGGTGCCTGGGCGCTAGGTGTCAGCCCGTTCTGGCTGGGGCTTATCGCTATCGCCGCCTGTCTGGGCCATATCTGGCCGGTTTTCTTTGGCTTTAAAGGTGGAAAAGGCGTTGCTACTGCGTTTGGCGCAATCGCCCCTATCGGCTGGGATTTAACGGGCGTGATGGCCGGCACCTGGCTGCTTACCGTCCTGCTGAGCGGTTATTCTTCTCTCGGCGCCATTGTCAGCGCACTCATCGCCCCGTTCTATGTGTGGTGGTTTAAACCGCAGTTTACCTTTCCGGTTTCGATGCTCTCCTGCCTGATTTTGCTTCGCCATCATGACAATATCCAGCGCCTTTGGCGTCGTCAGGAAACCAAAATCTGGACCAAGCTGAAGAGAAAGAAAAAGGAATAA
- the folB gene encoding bifunctional dihydroneopterin aldolase/7,8-dihydroneopterin epimerase: protein MDIVFIEQLEVITTIGVYDWEQTIEQKLVFDIEMAWDNRQSAKSDDVADCLSYADIAETVVRHVEGGRFALVERVAEEVAELLLSRFNSPWVRIKLSKPGAVARAANVGVIIERSANLKVNN, encoded by the coding sequence ATGGATATTGTGTTTATAGAGCAACTTGAGGTCATCACCACGATTGGTGTTTATGACTGGGAGCAGACCATCGAACAGAAGTTAGTGTTCGATATCGAAATGGCGTGGGACAACCGTCAGTCAGCCAAAAGCGACGACGTTGCGGATTGCCTGAGCTACGCTGACATTGCCGAGACGGTGGTTCGTCATGTGGAAGGGGGGCGCTTTGCGCTGGTCGAGCGCGTGGCCGAAGAGGTGGCTGAGCTGCTGCTGAGTCGCTTTAACTCACCATGGGTACGTATTAAATTAAGCAAGCCTGGCGCAGTTGCCCGTGCGGCGAACGTGGGGGTTATCATTGAGCGTAGCGCTAATCTGAAAGTGAATAATTAA
- the bacA gene encoding undecaprenyl-diphosphate phosphatase — translation MSDMHSLLVAAILGVVEGLTEFLPVSSTGHMIIVGHLLGFEGDTAKTFEVVIQLGSILAVVVMFWRRLFGLIGIHFGRPLQREGESKGRLTLIHILLGMIPAVVVGLVFHDTIKSLFNPINVMYALVVGGLLLIAAECLKPKEPRAPGLDDMTYRQAFMIGCFQCLALWPGFSRSGATISGGMLMGVSRYAASEFSFLLAVPMMMGATALDLYKSWSFLTTADIPMFAVGFITAFVVALIAIKTFLQLIKRISFIPFAIYRFIVAAAVYVVFF, via the coding sequence ATGAGCGATATGCACTCGCTGCTGGTGGCGGCAATTTTGGGTGTGGTCGAAGGACTGACTGAGTTTTTACCTGTTTCCAGCACTGGCCATATGATCATTGTGGGTCATTTGTTGGGGTTTGAAGGGGACACGGCGAAAACCTTTGAAGTGGTGATCCAGTTGGGTTCCATTCTCGCGGTGGTGGTGATGTTCTGGCGCAGACTGTTTGGCCTGATCGGCATTCATTTTGGGCGTCCGTTGCAGCGTGAAGGGGAAAGCAAAGGCCGCTTAACCCTGATCCACATTCTGCTCGGGATGATCCCGGCGGTGGTGGTGGGGCTGGTTTTCCACGATACGATCAAATCGCTGTTTAACCCGATTAACGTGATGTATGCACTGGTGGTGGGTGGTTTGCTGCTGATTGCGGCAGAATGCCTGAAGCCGAAAGAACCGCGTGCGCCGGGTCTGGACGATATGACCTACCGTCAGGCGTTTATGATTGGTTGCTTCCAGTGTCTGGCGCTTTGGCCAGGTTTCTCGCGTTCCGGGGCGACGATTTCTGGTGGGATGTTGATGGGGGTAAGCCGTTACGCGGCCTCTGAATTCTCCTTCCTGCTGGCGGTGCCGATGATGATGGGCGCAACGGCGCTGGATCTCTACAAAAGCTGGTCATTTCTGACCACCGCCGATATCCCGATGTTTGCCGTCGGCTTTATTACTGCGTTTGTGGTTGCGTTGATTGCCATCAAAACCTTCCTGCAGTTGATTAAGCGCATCTCTTTTATCCCGTTTGCGATCTATCGCTTTATCGTGGCGGCAGCGGTTTACGTGGTGTTCTTCTGA
- a CDS encoding multifunctional CCA addition/repair protein yields the protein MKIYLVGGAVRDTLLGLPVKDKDWVVVGATPQEMLDAGYQQVGRDFPVFLHPQTREEHALARTERKSGSGYTGFTCYAAPDVTLEDDLQRRDLTINALAQDDNGEIVDPYNGRRDLEDRLLRHVSPAFSEDPLRVLRVARFAARYAHLSFRIADETLALMREMTRAGELEHLTPERVWKETESALTTRNPQVYFQVLRDCGALRVLFPEVDALFGVPAPEKWHPEIDSGVHTLMTLSMAAMLSPDVDVRFATLCHDLGKGLTPPELWPRHHGHGPAGVKLVERLCQRLRIPNDIRDLAKLVAEFHDLIHTFPVLQPKTIVKLFDSIDAWRKPQRVEQIALTSEADARGRTGFEDTDYPQGRLLREAWRVAQSVPTKEVVEAGYKSIEIREQLTKRRIAAVANWKEQHCPKAAD from the coding sequence GTGAAGATTTATCTGGTCGGTGGTGCAGTTCGGGATACGTTGTTAGGGCTACCGGTTAAAGATAAAGATTGGGTGGTGGTTGGTGCCACACCGCAAGAGATGCTCGACGCGGGCTACCAGCAGGTAGGTCGCGATTTTCCTGTTTTTCTCCATCCTCAGACGCGTGAAGAACATGCGCTGGCGCGTACTGAGCGGAAATCCGGCTCGGGGTATACTGGTTTCACCTGCTATGCCGCGCCGGATGTGACGCTGGAAGATGATTTACAGCGACGCGATCTGACCATCAATGCCCTTGCGCAAGATGATAACGGTGAAATCGTGGATCCGTATAACGGTCGCCGCGATCTGGAAGACCGCCTGCTGCGTCATGTCTCCCCCGCGTTTTCCGAAGATCCGCTGCGCGTCCTGCGCGTCGCTCGTTTTGCTGCCCGCTATGCCCATCTCAGCTTCCGTATCGCCGACGAAACCCTGGCGCTGATGCGCGAGATGACCAGGGCGGGTGAACTGGAGCACCTGACGCCTGAACGCGTGTGGAAAGAGACGGAAAGCGCGTTAACCACGCGAAACCCGCAGGTTTACTTTCAGGTTCTGCGCGACTGCGGCGCATTACGCGTGCTGTTTCCTGAAGTGGATGCCCTGTTTGGCGTCCCGGCGCCGGAAAAGTGGCATCCGGAGATCGACAGCGGCGTTCATACGCTGATGACGCTTTCCATGGCGGCGATGCTCAGCCCGGACGTTGACGTCCGTTTTGCCACGCTGTGTCACGATCTGGGGAAAGGGCTCACGCCGCCGGAACTCTGGCCGCGTCATCATGGTCATGGTCCAGCGGGAGTGAAGCTGGTGGAGCGGTTATGTCAGCGATTGCGGATACCGAATGACATTCGTGACTTAGCTAAACTGGTGGCGGAGTTCCACGATCTCATCCACACCTTCCCGGTACTGCAGCCGAAGACCATTGTGAAGTTGTTTGATTCAATCGATGCCTGGCGTAAGCCGCAGCGCGTAGAGCAAATCGCCTTAACCAGCGAAGCGGATGCGCGTGGCCGTACCGGTTTTGAAGATACAGACTATCCCCAGGGGCGTCTGTTGCGCGAAGCCTGGCGGGTTGCTCAGTCAGTGCCAACGAAAGAAGTGGTTGAGGCGGGGTACAAGAGCATTGAAATTCGCGAGCAGCTAACTAAACGCCGAATTGCGGCAGTCGCCAACTGGAAAGAGCAGCACTGCCCGAAAGCGGCTGATTGA
- a CDS encoding TIGR04211 family SH3 domain-containing protein, with the protein MPKLRLIGFTLLALSATAVSHAEEKRYVSDELNTWVRSGPGDNYRLVGTVNAGEEVTLLQTDANTNYAQVKDSTGRTAWIPLKELNSTPSLRTRVPDLENQVKTLTDKLNNIDTTWNQRTSDMQQKVSQSDSVINGLKEENQKLKNELIVAQKKVSAANLQLDDKQRTIIMQWFMYGGGVLGLGLLLGLVLPHMIPSRKRKDRWMN; encoded by the coding sequence ATGCCAAAATTACGCCTGATTGGATTTACATTACTTGCGCTTAGCGCCACCGCTGTCTCTCACGCTGAAGAGAAGCGTTATGTTTCTGACGAACTGAACACCTGGGTTCGCAGTGGCCCCGGTGATAATTATCGCCTGGTGGGCACCGTCAACGCGGGTGAAGAAGTGACGCTGTTGCAAACCGACGCTAACACCAACTATGCGCAGGTTAAAGACAGCACCGGGCGTACTGCCTGGATCCCCCTGAAAGAGCTCAACAGCACGCCAAGTCTGCGTACCCGCGTACCAGACCTCGAAAATCAGGTCAAAACGCTGACCGATAAGCTCAACAATATTGATACCACCTGGAACCAGCGCACCTCTGACATGCAGCAAAAAGTGTCGCAGAGCGACAGCGTGATCAATGGACTGAAAGAAGAGAACCAGAAGCTGAAAAACGAGCTGATTGTGGCGCAGAAAAAGGTTAGTGCCGCAAACCTTCAGCTGGATGATAAGCAACGTACCATCATCATGCAGTGGTTTATGTATGGCGGCGGCGTTCTGGGACTCGGTCTGCTTCTGGGCCTGGTGCTACCGCACATGATCCCAAGCCGCAAACGCAAAGACCGCTGGATGAACTAA
- a CDS encoding inorganic triphosphatase, protein MAQEIELKFIVNHDAVDALREHLTTFGGEHHAPSQLLNIYFETPDNWLRSHDMGLRIRGESGRYEMTMKIAGRVTGGLHQRPEYNVPLSEPTLDLAQFPPEVWPNGELPVDLASRVQPLFSTDFYREKWQVEVDGSQIEIALDLGEVKAGEFAEPICELELELLSGDTRAVLKLASQLVTQAGLRQGSLSKAARGYHLAQGNATRTVRPTEVLKAPAKATVEQALEAAMELALAQWQYHEELWIRGDEAAKVEVLRAMGLVRHTLTLFGGIVPRKASAHLRDLLTQSEATMASAVSAATAVYTTQTAMAKLALTEWLVTKAWQPFLDAKAQDKIADSFKRFSDIHLSRTAAELKSVFGQPLGEQYRDQLPRLTRDIDTILLLAGYYDAVVVQAWLENWQGLRHAIVTGQRIEIEHFRNEANNQEPFWLHSGKR, encoded by the coding sequence ATGGCTCAGGAAATCGAATTAAAATTTATCGTCAATCACGACGCCGTCGATGCGCTACGTGAGCATCTGACCACCTTTGGCGGTGAACATCACGCGCCCAGCCAACTGCTGAATATCTACTTTGAAACGCCGGACAACTGGCTGCGTAGTCATGATATGGGTCTGCGCATTCGCGGTGAGAGTGGTCGCTATGAAATGACCATGAAAATCGCCGGACGAGTGACGGGCGGTTTACATCAGCGGCCTGAGTACAATGTCCCGCTGAGCGAGCCGACGCTGGACTTAGCGCAATTTCCTCCAGAGGTCTGGCCTAACGGCGAACTGCCGGTCGATCTCGCCTCCCGCGTTCAGCCGTTGTTCAGTACCGATTTTTACCGGGAAAAATGGCAGGTCGAAGTGGACGGTAGCCAGATTGAAATCGCGCTCGATCTTGGGGAAGTTAAAGCCGGTGAGTTTGCGGAACCTATCTGCGAACTGGAGCTTGAACTCCTGAGCGGCGATACCCGGGCGGTGCTGAAGCTGGCAAGCCAACTGGTGACTCAAGCGGGGTTGCGCCAGGGCAGCCTGAGCAAAGCGGCACGTGGTTATCATCTGGCGCAGGGGAATGCCACGCGAACCGTCAGGCCGACAGAGGTGCTGAAAGCGCCAGCCAAAGCCACTGTGGAACAGGCGCTGGAAGCGGCGATGGAGTTGGCGCTGGCGCAATGGCAATACCATGAAGAGTTATGGATTCGTGGTGATGAGGCGGCAAAAGTGGAAGTGCTACGGGCAATGGGGCTGGTACGTCATACACTGACGCTGTTTGGCGGCATTGTTCCGCGTAAAGCGAGCGCTCACTTACGCGATCTGCTGACGCAGTCAGAAGCCACCATGGCTTCGGCGGTATCAGCGGCAACGGCGGTCTATACCACGCAGACGGCGATGGCGAAGCTGGCGCTGACCGAGTGGCTGGTGACTAAAGCCTGGCAGCCGTTTCTCGATGCAAAAGCGCAGGACAAAATTGCCGATTCCTTCAAACGTTTCTCTGATATTCACCTGTCACGGACCGCCGCAGAACTGAAAAGCGTGTTTGGCCAGCCGCTGGGTGAGCAGTACCGCGATCAACTCCCGCGCCTGACCCGTGATATTGATACGATTTTGCTGCTGGCCGGATATTACGATGCCGTTGTTGTGCAGGCCTGGCTGGAGAACTGGCAGGGATTACGCCACGCTATTGTCACCGGTCAACGCATTGAAATTGAACATTTCCGTAACGAAGCGAACAATCAGGAGCCGTTCTGGTTGCACAGCGGAAAACGGTAA